GGCACAGGTTCCAAGTGCTGTTGCGTTTGCTACACCCCCGGTTGCTTTTTCTCCTGAACCACTTCACGTAGCAGATCCACAGCCTGAAGTCAGGATTGCATCTTCACCAGAGCCAATTGTTGAAACTGCAGATAAAGCAGCAGAAACGGCAGCTGTTGAACCAATCCTGCTCAACATTGTTGCAGAAAAAACGGGTTATCCCGTGGACATGCTGGAACTGGAGATGGCTCTTGACAGCGACCTGGGAATCGATTCAATCAAGCGGGTGGAAATCCTTTCGCCTTGCAGGAACAACTCCCCTCCGCCCCGACCATTCGCCCGGAAGATCTTGGGGCTTTGCAGACTTTAGGACAGATTGTTGAATATCTGGGTTCAAGTATGCCTGGACCCGTGACGACGGGTGTTATTGACTCTGGCGTTAATCACCAGGGAGTCAGTACCGCATTGCTGGAAGTTGTTGCTGAGAAAACGGGTTATCCCGTGGACATGCTGGAACTGGAGATGGCTCTTGATACTGATCTTGGCATCGATTCCATCAAGCGGGTCGAGATTCTCTCAGCTTTACAGGAGAAGTTACCGCAACTCCCGGCAGTTCGCCCGGAAGATCTCGGTGTGTTACAGACTCTGGGACAAATTATCGAACATTTGAGCCGGGAATCAGAACAGATTCCTTCTTCGCAAACGACAGCAACGAAAAAATCGGGAGGAGACAGGGACACCATCGCATCTACCTTGCTGAGTGTTGTTGCTGAGAAAACGGGTTATCCTGTGGACATGCTGGAACTGGAGATGGCTCTTGATACTGATCTCGGCATCGATTCCATCAAGCGGGTCGAGATTCTCTCAGCTTTACAGGAGAAATTACCGCAACTCCCGGCGGTCCGCCCGGAAGATCTCGGTGTGTTACAAACCCTCGGGCAGATTATCGAACATTTGTGTCAGGGCGATGAAGCGCCGGGGCAGGCATTATCATCTCAACCGCCGCAATTGGGACAGCTTGATCGGCAACAAGTCTCAACTGTTCTCTTGGATGTTATTGCTGAGAAAACCGGTTATCCCGTTGAAATGCTTGAACTTGAAATGGCGTTGGATACCGATCTGGGAATTGATTCCATCAAGCGGGTTGAAATCCTTTCGACTTTGCAGGAACGCCTGCCGGGAGCTCCGGCAATCAAACCTGAGCATCTTGGAACCTTACAGACTGTGGGGCAGATTATTGATTTTCTGGCGACTATCTCCGGGTCTGATCACCAGGAGTTGGAAGCTGATAAGCACGAGGAAAAGGGGGCAAAAGGGGTTGTCAGACAGATTCTCGCACCTGTTGCTATTCCTCAGAAAAGAGCCACCAAAGAGTTTAAGTTTCCAGTAGGTGCAGAGGTCTGGATTACTGATGATGGATCATCTCTCGCAGATGCCGTCTGTTCTCGTTTAACGGGCCGGCAATTAATACCACGGAAAATTAATGTTGCAGACACTGATGCTATCGTCCTTCCTCCATCATTAGCGGGTCTGATTATCCTTGCACCGTTGTCAGGAGCAGATGACCTGTTTTACCGTCATTCTTTTAAGTTGCTGCAAAAGGTTGAGGTTGCCTTGCAGGAAAGTGCTTCAGCGGGAGGCTCATTTCTTGTCACTGTTTCACGGATGGATGGTTATTTTGGCCTGGGCACTGTCGAAACTGTCAACGACGCTCTTTCCGGAGGCTTGGCAGGATTAAGTAAAACGGCTGCGCTTGAATGGCCTGCAATTCATTGTAAAGCTCTTGATCTGGCTATGGGAATGGAGATCGTGCCGACGGCCACGACAATAGTTGATGAAATTTTCCAGCTTAGTCCCGTTGAGGTCGGCATCAGCACTCAAGGGTTGCACGCTTTGGAACTGGTTTCTGAACCCTTGGCTGATTCCGTTGCCGAAGTGCCGGTCGAGGAAAGTGATCTGATCGTTATCAGTGGTGGAGGCCGTGGTGTCACAGCAGAGGTTGCGGTGACTCTCAGTGCCGCAACCCGGGCGACGTTATTATTGCTGGGACGGACTTCAATCCCGGATGCAGAACCTTCCTGGTTAATTGATTTGAAAAACGAAGCTGAGATTAAAAAAGCCATCCTGACACAATCGGACGTCGCTCTTAAACCTCTGGATGTTGCCCATCAATATCAGCAGATTGTGGCTGCACGAGAAATCAGAAACACACTTAAAAGAATCATGAATTCCGGAGGGACGGCTATTTATCGTGCCGTTGATTTACGCCGACAGCAGGAGCTCAATGCTGTCATTGATGAAATAAGAGAGCAATATGGTCCTGTTAAAGGATTTATTCATGGTGCCGGAGTGCTGGCTGATAAGTTGATACAAGAAAAAACCGTTGAGCAGTTTGAGCATGTGTATTCGACTAAAGTTGATGGCTTAAGAAATGTTCTCAAAGCTATTGGTGAAGATGACCTGAAATTTATGGCGATGTTTTCTTCATCAACCGGACGTTTCGGCAGAGTTGGTCAAATTGACTACGCTGTTGCGAATGAAGTTCTTAATAAAATGGCTGATCAGCAAGCTCAACTGCGACCGGATTGTAAAGTTATCTCTCTGAATTGGGGCCCCTGGGATGGGGGAATGGTGACTCCTGCTTTGAAAAAAGTCTTTTCCCAGGAAGGGATTGACGTTATTGATCTGAACGCCGGTGCCGAATATCTTATCCATGAATTATCAACTCCGGTTGGTGGTCCCGTCGAACTGGTTATTTCAGGAGGTGATGTTGAGGCGGAGACTGACGAAATTACTGAGCCACATCAGAATATTTGTGTTTCAAAGGCCTTTGATCTCGAGCTTGATGTTGCTCAATTTCCGTTCTTGAAATCACATGTTATGGATGGAAAAGCTGTCCTGCCAATGGCCGTTATTATTGAATGGTTGGCTCATGGTGCTATTCATAATAATCCTGGTCTCAAATTTCAGGGGTTCAACGATCTCCGTATTCTTAAAGGGGTCATTCTGGAATCTCAACAAAGCATTCATCTGCA
This window of the uncultured Desulfuromusa sp. genome carries:
- a CDS encoding SDR family NAD(P)-dependent oxidoreductase, yielding MQEQLPSAPTIRPEDLGALQTLGQIVEYLGSSMPGPVTTGVIDSGVNHQGVSTALLEVVAEKTGYPVDMLELEMALDTDLGIDSIKRVEILSALQEKLPQLPAVRPEDLGVLQTLGQIIEHLSRESEQIPSSQTTATKKSGGDRDTIASTLLSVVAEKTGYPVDMLELEMALDTDLGIDSIKRVEILSALQEKLPQLPAVRPEDLGVLQTLGQIIEHLCQGDEAPGQALSSQPPQLGQLDRQQVSTVLLDVIAEKTGYPVEMLELEMALDTDLGIDSIKRVEILSTLQERLPGAPAIKPEHLGTLQTVGQIIDFLATISGSDHQELEADKHEEKGAKGVVRQILAPVAIPQKRATKEFKFPVGAEVWITDDGSSLADAVCSRLTGRQLIPRKINVADTDAIVLPPSLAGLIILAPLSGADDLFYRHSFKLLQKVEVALQESASAGGSFLVTVSRMDGYFGLGTVETVNDALSGGLAGLSKTAALEWPAIHCKALDLAMGMEIVPTATTIVDEIFQLSPVEVGISTQGLHALELVSEPLADSVAEVPVEESDLIVISGGGRGVTAEVAVTLSAATRATLLLLGRTSIPDAEPSWLIDLKNEAEIKKAILTQSDVALKPLDVAHQYQQIVAAREIRNTLKRIMNSGGTAIYRAVDLRRQQELNAVIDEIREQYGPVKGFIHGAGVLADKLIQEKTVEQFEHVYSTKVDGLRNVLKAIGEDDLKFMAMFSSSTGRFGRVGQIDYAVANEVLNKMADQQAQLRPDCKVISLNWGPWDGGMVTPALKKVFSQEGIDVIDLNAGAEYLIHELSTPVGGPVELVISGGDVEAETDEITEPHQNICVSKAFDLELDVAQFPFLKSHVMDGKAVLPMAVIIEWLAHGAIHNNPGLKFQGFNDLRILKGVILESQQSIHLQVMTGKTIKGDGVHVVPVELAGIDAHGQVIPHARAKIVLASRLPGRKNAAEKLTLSAYPHSISQIYQPERLFHGEDFQGIRKVLGCSVDGISALVSPAPLPSRWITEPLRNSWLADPLTLDSSFQMLILWSFEQYQAGSLPVYAGRYRQYQQKFPENDVEIRVHVVKQNHQRATADIDFVDSLSGLLVARLENYECVIDASLNLTFQRNKLTGVA